The following coding sequences lie in one Lelliottia jeotgali genomic window:
- a CDS encoding Lipoprotein nlpI precursor — protein sequence MKPFLRWCFVATALTLAGCSNSAWRKSEVLAVPLQPTLQQEVILARMEQILASRALTDDERAQLLYERGVLYDSLGLRALARNDFSQALAIRPDMPEVFNYLGIYLTQAGNFDAAYEAFDSVLELDPTYNYAHLNRGIALYYGGRDKLAQDDLLAFYHDDPNDPFRVLWLYIVEQKLDEKQAKETLKQRFEKSDKEQWGWNIVEFYLGNISEATLMDRLKADATDNTSLAEHLSETNFYLGKYYLSLGDKDSATALFKLAVANNVHNFVEHRYALLELSLLGQEQDDLAESDQQ from the coding sequence ATGAAGCCTTTTTTGCGCTGGTGTTTCGTTGCGACAGCTTTAACGCTGGCAGGATGCAGCAACTCTGCCTGGCGTAAGAGCGAAGTCCTCGCAGTGCCATTGCAACCGACTTTGCAGCAGGAAGTGATTCTGGCACGCATGGAACAAATTCTTGCCAGTCGGGCTTTAACCGATGATGAACGCGCACAGCTTTTATATGAGCGCGGAGTGTTGTATGATAGTCTCGGTCTGAGGGCACTAGCGCGAAATGATTTTTCACAAGCGTTGGCAATCCGACCTGATATGCCTGAAGTATTCAATTACTTAGGCATATATTTAACGCAGGCAGGCAATTTTGATGCTGCCTATGAAGCGTTTGATTCTGTACTTGAGCTTGATCCAACTTACAACTACGCGCACTTGAATCGCGGTATCGCATTGTATTACGGCGGTCGTGATAAGTTAGCGCAAGATGATCTGCTGGCGTTTTATCATGACGATCCTAATGATCCTTTCCGCGTCCTGTGGCTTTACATTGTCGAGCAGAAGCTCGATGAAAAGCAGGCGAAAGAGACGTTAAAGCAACGTTTCGAGAAATCGGACAAGGAACAATGGGGATGGAACATTGTCGAGTTCTACCTGGGCAACATTAGCGAAGCAACGCTGATGGATAGGCTCAAGGCGGACGCAACGGATAACACCTCGCTCGCTGAGCATCTCAGTGAAACCAACTTCTATTTAGGTAAGTACTACCTAAGTCTGGGGGATAAGGACAGCGCTACGGCACTGTTCAAATTAGCGGTCGCTAACAACGTACACAACTTCGTTGAGCACCGTTATGCATTGTTGGAATTATCGCTCTTGGGCCAGGAGCAAGACGACCTGGCAGAATCGGACCAGCAATAG